The nucleotide window GGAACCCAATGCTTGGATGGAGAGGTATCAGAAGAGGCCTCGACCAGCCAGAGCTCCTAAGGGCAGAGTTCAAGGCAATTAAGAAGGTCGTCGAGAAGGGATACAACAACATCGGTGTAATGCTACCACTCGTTAGCCACCCAGAGCAAATAAGGAAGGCCAAGGAGATAGCTAGAAGCGTCGGTCTCGAGCCACACAAAGACGTTGCATGGGGAATAATGATCGAGGTTCCAGCTGCAGCAATAATCATCGAGGACCTAATCAAGGAGGGAATTGACTTCGTCAGCTTCGGAACCAACGACCTAACCCAGTACACCCTTGCAATTGATAGAGACAACGAGAGGGTTGCAAAGCTCTACGACGAGACACACCCAGCTGTGCTCAAGTTAATCAAGCACGTAATCAAGGTATGTAAGAGGTACGGCGTTGAGACAAGCATCTGCGGACAGGCTGGAAGCGATCCTAAGATGGCCAGAATACTCGTCAGGCTTGGAATTGACAGCATCTCAGCTAACCCAGATGCAGTGCAACTAATAAGGCAAGTGGTTGCCCAGGAAGAGAGGAAGCTCATGCTTGAGGCCGCAAGAAAGAGGCTCTTCGAGGAGGAAGAGGAAGAAGAGGAGTTCCTCTTCTGATCCCCTTTTCTTAAGATTTTTAATTCTATTGCTGAACTCCCTATATGTTGTGGAGAACTGATGTTAAATTGACTGGAGATAACTTCAAGAAGATAGATTTTCACGCACATATACAAAGTCTTGGCTACCCTTTCAACGTTGAGATAAATGTAGAGGAGTTCTTAGCCTTAATGGAAGCGTATAATATTGAGAAGGCAATAATAAGTGACCTCAATAACGAGAGGATAGCAGAAATAACCCGAGAATACCCAGATAAGTTCATAGGGATAGCCTGGGTGGATCCCAGGGAAAAGGACATTGATAAGTATTTTAGGTTTGAATTCAAGGGAATAAAGCTACATCCTCTTCTCCACATGTTCTCTCCTGGGGATCCAGTTGTTGAAAGAGTCATGAAAATTGCAAGAGATTATGGGCTTCCAGTTTTCATACACTCAGGTCATCCACCGACTTCCCTTCCCTGGCAGATTGAAGATCTAGCAAGGAAATTCCCCGATGTTCCAATAGTGATTATTCACATGGGACATGGAAACGCATTCTACATTCAGGGAGCTATTGAGATAGCGGAGAGGAATGAAAACGTTTACCTAGAAACTTCGGGGATGCCAATGCCAGCCAAGATAAAGCAAGCATACGAGAGAACACCCGACAAGGTTATGTTTGGGACAGATTTGCCCTGTCATCATCCAGTAGTTGAGATAGCCAAGGTTCTCACAAGCGGTTTGGATGAGAGGGGAATTAAAAAGGTCCTCTATGAGAACGCGAGGAAGTTCATAGAAAGGTGGATGAAATGATAGTAGCGATAATAGACGGCTACACGGACGAACCAGCTGGATTAGGAGTTCCCCCGTACATAGGACTCTATCCAAGGTACGCTTACGGAGCTATAAAGAAGGCCAGAAAAGATTCTAACGTATTTTACCTAACCATAGATGACCTCAGAGCAACTTTTGAAGGCGAAGATGGAATTAGAACTAAGAACAAGACACCAAACTTCCCAAAGGTCAAGGAAATCCTCAAAAAAGCAGAGATAATAGTCTTTATAGGCGGTCTCCACACCCCGGGGAAGTACCTGTCAGCCGTTCCCGGAACCGTTGAAGAGGTAGCTAAATTCATAAAACCCTATGAGGGAATTAAAATACTCGGTGGCCCGGCCTTCATGGGCTCAGCTAAGGCTGGTGGGATTAGAGTTACAATTAAGGAGCTCAAGTTTGCCGAAGAAGTTTTTGACTACGTTGTCTACGGCGACCTCGAGGCCTTCCTCTTTGATTATTTAAGTGGAAGGGAGATTGATCCTTTTAGATTTAGGAACTATGAAGAGCTCAGGGATTACGCTCTCCTGGGAGCTGAGGTTGTCAAGCAGTTCCCAGGATATCCAGAATTCGTGCTCGCTGAAATAGAAACCCAAAGGGGTTGCCCAAAGGCCATGGGAATAGGGGGATGCTCGTTCTGCACGGAACCAGTTAGGTATCCCGTAGTTGAAAACAGGGAGCAGGAGGATGTAGCCGAAGAGATTAGGGTTCTTTACTCCCTGGGGATAAGGCACTTCAGGATAGGAAGGCAAAGTTGCATCTTCTCATACAAGGCTAAGCCAAACGGTAGGGTTCCAATTCCAAATCCAGATGAAGTTGAGAAGCTATTCAGAGGAGTGAGAAATGCAGCTCCCAACGCAAAGACGATTCACGTCGATAACGCAAATCCCGCGGTTATAGCCAACTATCCAGATGAAGCTAGGAGGATAGCGAAGGCCATAATAAAGTACGGAACCCCAGGGAACGTAGTAGCATTTGGATTGGAAACGGCGGATCCGAGGGTTGCAAGGTTAAATAATCTGAACGCAACACCTGAGGAAACTTATGAAGCCGTGAAGATAATAAACGAGGTTGGAGCTAGAAGGGGTTACAACGGATTGCCTTGGCTCCTTCCTGGGATAAACATAATATTCGGCCTACCTGGAGAGACCAAGAGGACTTACGAGTTAACTTACGAGTTCCTGAAGAAGATCCTTGACGATGGGTTGATGGTCAGGAGGATAAACATAAGGCAAGTCGTCGTCTTCCCAGGAACGCCTCTATGGAACATGAGGGATAAAGTCAAAACAGAGAAGCACAAGGATTTGATAAAGCATTATAGACACAAGATAAGGCACGAGATAGATTTACCAATGCTGAAAAGGGTAGTCCCAGTAGGAACGGTTCTCAAGGACGTTAGAATGGAGATCTACGATGGAAACTTAACCTTTGGAAGGCAATTCGGTAGCTATCCTCTCATAGTCGGGGTTCCGAAGAGGTTAGAGCTCGACAGATATTACGATGTTATGATAGTTGACCACGGGCTGAGAAGCGTTACAGGGATTCCAGTTCCGATAGATGTGAACAGGGAAAGTTCCAAAGTGTTGGGCTGGCTCCCAGGACTAGGGAAGAAAACTTTAGCCAAGATTCTAGCTAAGAGACCCTTCAAAAGCGAGGAAGAGTTCCTGAACTTATTGCCAAGGGAATTTAGAGAGATGTACAAGGATAAGGTCAAATTTACATGAACTTGCTAATCCTTCTAAGAGTTCCTTAACTTTTTAAACTTAGAGACCAACGAAGGAGCAAGAGGTGAGTGAGAATGGACAAGGTCTACTTAACGTGGTGGCAGGTTGACAGGGCCATTTTTGCCCTGGCGGAGAAGTTGAGAGAGTACAAACCAGATGTAATAGTTGGAGTAGCGAGGGGCGGGTTAATTCCAGCCGTGAGGTTAAGTCATATCCTGAACGACGTTCCCCTGAAGGTCATAGACGTCAAGTTCTATAAAGGGATAGACGAGAGAGCCGAGAAGCCCGTAATAACGATACCGATTCACGGTGACTTAAAGGGAAAGAAGGTGGTAATCGTTGATGATGTTAGCGATACTGGGAAGACTC belongs to Pyrococcus abyssi GE5 and includes:
- a CDS encoding phosphoribosyltransferase, with translation MDKVYLTWWQVDRAIFALAEKLREYKPDVIVGVARGGLIPAVRLSHILNDVPLKVIDVKFYKGIDERAEKPVITIPIHGDLKGKKVVIVDDVSDTGKTLEVVIDEVKKLGAKEIKVACLAMKPWTSVVPDYYVFRTDKWIVFPWEEFPVIEKG
- a CDS encoding radical SAM protein → MIVAIIDGYTDEPAGLGVPPYIGLYPRYAYGAIKKARKDSNVFYLTIDDLRATFEGEDGIRTKNKTPNFPKVKEILKKAEIIVFIGGLHTPGKYLSAVPGTVEEVAKFIKPYEGIKILGGPAFMGSAKAGGIRVTIKELKFAEEVFDYVVYGDLEAFLFDYLSGREIDPFRFRNYEELRDYALLGAEVVKQFPGYPEFVLAEIETQRGCPKAMGIGGCSFCTEPVRYPVVENREQEDVAEEIRVLYSLGIRHFRIGRQSCIFSYKAKPNGRVPIPNPDEVEKLFRGVRNAAPNAKTIHVDNANPAVIANYPDEARRIAKAIIKYGTPGNVVAFGLETADPRVARLNNLNATPEETYEAVKIINEVGARRGYNGLPWLLPGINIIFGLPGETKRTYELTYEFLKKILDDGLMVRRINIRQVVVFPGTPLWNMRDKVKTEKHKDLIKHYRHKIRHEIDLPMLKRVVPVGTVLKDVRMEIYDGNLTFGRQFGSYPLIVGVPKRLELDRYYDVMIVDHGLRSVTGIPVPIDVNRESSKVLGWLPGLGKKTLAKILAKRPFKSEEEFLNLLPREFREMYKDKVKFT
- a CDS encoding amidohydrolase family protein; translation: MLWRTDVKLTGDNFKKIDFHAHIQSLGYPFNVEINVEEFLALMEAYNIEKAIISDLNNERIAEITREYPDKFIGIAWVDPREKDIDKYFRFEFKGIKLHPLLHMFSPGDPVVERVMKIARDYGLPVFIHSGHPPTSLPWQIEDLARKFPDVPIVIIHMGHGNAFYIQGAIEIAERNENVYLETSGMPMPAKIKQAYERTPDKVMFGTDLPCHHPVVEIAKVLTSGLDERGIKKVLYENARKFIERWMK